The DNA sequence AGAAAGTCAAATTATAGGACATTTGGCTCATGACGCAGGGCATTCGACAAATATTGCGCGATGCGCTGTCACTAACTCCATGCCCAACGCCTAATGCCTAATGCCTAATGCCCTGACAAAAGGCGCAGGGCATTCGACAAATATTGCGCAGAGCGCCCTCCCAACCCAACGCCCAACGCCTAACGCCTAATGCCTTTCGCCTAATGCCCTTGGCTCCGCCTAATGCCCTTGGCTCATCTCACCCCCAGCGCCACCTTCAGGACGAAAGGGCGCCCGGTTGCCGCCATAGCCAACCGTATCTCCACCAGTTTGGGCAGCACAACCCTGCCGCCATATTGCCTGGTGTCCCACTCCGAGTGCACCAGGTCATCTCTATCAATAAAATTGAAGGTGACACTCTTCACCTCATCAGCAAGCTCCAGGCTGGTCTGAGCCTCCTCCCCCTGCAAATCCACCAGGGGCACTTCCTGCCGCACAATCCTGTAGAGTTTCTCCTGCTCGGGCTGCTTTTCGAGCACATACCTGATGGTATTGATGCTCAGATTTGGGAAGCGAGCATCGAAACCAAGATGCGAAGTGGAGGAAAATTCCAGAACCACTCCGCCGTCAGAGTCGGCCTCCACATTGCTGCCCACGAACTGGTAGGCCGATTCGGTGCCCGCAGCTCCACCCGGCGGCAGGTAGAGGCATGCCAGATCATCCTTCATCTGCAGGAGAACCAGGCGGGCAACCTGCTCCACATCTCTGCCCCTTTCCACCAGGTCGGCGGTCTCCAGGGTCTGGCTGTAGGCTCCATAAAGGCTGGTAAACACCACTGCCAGAATGGCCAGGGCCACCACGATCTCCAGCAGAGTAAAACCGGCGCTGCAGCACTGTTGACGGCTCATGATCCTG is a window from the Deltaproteobacteria bacterium genome containing:
- a CDS encoding prepilin-type N-terminal cleavage/methylation domain-containing protein translates to MSRQQCCSAGFTLLEIVVALAILAVVFTSLYGAYSQTLETADLVERGRDVEQVARLVLLQMKDDLACLYLPPGGAAGTESAYQFVGSNVEADSDGGVVLEFSSTSHLGFDARFPNLSINTIRYVLEKQPEQEKLYRIVRQEVPLVDLQGEEAQTSLELADEVKSVTFNFIDRDDLVHSEWDTRQYGGRVVLPKLVEIRLAMAATGRPFVLKVALGVR